ACATTAATGCGTTGCAAAGTCGAATTACTTGAGACTAAGAGCCCTTAACTCTCATCACGTCATAGGCGTCTTTTATTTCTTTGCATAGTTCACGCTTGGCGCTTCTTTAGTATGAAATTCGATCCGCACTCGTATGAAGTTATCATCGTGCATGTCTTCAAGGCTTTTGATCGTGTTTTCAGAGGCGAGGGCGACGTTGATGTCGTCTTTCGGTAGAAAGGTATCGTTTAGGGTGTCCGGCGTGAGTCTCTTAATCTTCAGTTTTGCCTCCGTGAGACATTCGTCCTTGTAATTACAAACCTTAAAGGAGTTAATACTGGGCACCAATACTCGGCTCGCTAAGTGGCTTTTATCTAGGTAGATAACACCATCCGGCACTCTTTCGTCCTTATAAAGTCGAACGTACATGTAGTGGTTAACAATACTTTTTGAAAGATAAGTGATTTCATCGGTGATGGTCTCGGAGTTTTTATAGACTTCGTCTCGCGCCATTTCCCGAATGATGTTTGTCACGTCGACCTTCGCTTTTTCGAATAAATAGTGCCCAAGGTAGTCCCCAGTAAAGACTAAAGCAGAGGCGACGCCCCCGGACAGCAATGTTTTTGATTTGATGCTCATCGCTTTACCCATTAAATATACCCATAAAAAACACGGGTTTTTATGCCTTGTAATCCCTTTGGGTCATAATCTGGATCTTGTTCTTTTCTTGCTAAGACAGAAGAGTGGATAACGGGCAAACATGACTCATCGGTAACGATACGATCGTTTTTTAGCACACACACTTTTCGGCTTTCCAATGTTAAACGCTGAAACAGCCCCGTTCGTTGCTTGTAGTGAATATGACCCATCTCGTTGGGTTGGATGTCGAGATCATTGTCATCAATGATGCCTAAATATGCCGAGGGTAACACTTCATCCAAAGCAACATCCTTCATCGTCAGAGTCAATTCTGGTAGTTTTTGGCACTTAACGAGATATGATAACCAGTCGATAGAGTGTGACAGTGTAACATCGGAAAGACCATCGTCATAAAAGCCTCCCCCAATATTAGAATGCACACCAGGGAACCAGATTTCTTCAACACGAAGTGGATCGTAATTCATCAAGTTCGGTTGGAAAGCTCGACGACGTTCGTCGATGCTCACCATATGAAGTGCTCGGCCGACAACGGGTGATAATTGGTACATCTGCTCGTAAAGCGTTTCATTACTGAGCCGAGTTTTGGAGCTCAAATTAGGCAGGCCGGCACTGGTCACCGTATCGAATAGGCACATGAAAACGAAAGAGCAGGCGCTTGGGTTAACGAGGTCCTCGATAATGGTGACAAATTGACGCGCGATAGCCGCTCCCCGTGAAAAACCGGTAATAAGAACGATGTCACCATTTTCGTAGTGCTGAGTGAAGTCTCGACCCGCTTTCTCCAAAATCGCTTTTTTGTCGCCCATTGAGAACGCAAAAGCGGATTCCAAAGCATTATGTAACGCATTACTGTACGTACCAATGCCCTGGTAATAAAAGCTCGCTTTGACGTTGTCTTGCATAGACTGGCCGTACTTTTCCCCTTCATGCAAACCGCCACCTAACAAGAAATGCAGCTTTAAAATATTGGAGATACTGTCACCTTGCGCTTCCGAATTCGAAGAACAATCCAGTGGTTCATTCCCAGTGCCATCAAAGTTAAAAACAATCACTTTTCCTGTCATTTTTTATTCTCCTTACGTGACAAATGAAGCCGGCAACCATTGCGTGGCGCGATATGTGAAAAACGGCGTCACCACATCCAGGTAACCAACGTTGATATCAACTGGCACAGTGATGGAGAAAAGGGGGAGTGACGGCGAGTTAAAAGCGAATCTTCTGTTTGACGTTTAGCGTGCATGGAACACCAAGGATTGATGCAGCAATTTCACTCTCTCTGCATCTCTTGGCTCATTTTTTATCAGATTAATCAATTGTTTGGATTTGGTGCTTCGGGTGTTACGTTGTGATTTTTTTTCGCTTGAGCGTTGCTTAAGCTGATCGATAAATTCGCTGGGCATGGTAGCAAAGCGATTGCATGACCGAACAAAGTATGAGGCACCAGAGAGGCGTAAAATGTGTGAGAAGTTGAGCTGTGAATGATCGAATTGAACAAAGAGATAATTGGCGAAGAGCGGTACTGACTTTCTCCTGAACTGCCCTGGGCGATCTTGGCGCACTTTATAAACAGTCATCATCGGTTGATAAACCTCAATGCCCAGCTGTTCAAGTAGTGCGACTAGGTGAGTGTTTTTGTCCTTTCCATTTCCACTATAGAGTAAATACCATGCTTGCATTTTAAACCCTCATCACTGAAAGACAGAAATAGCTCCGCCGAAATTGCACCCAAGTTTGAGCAATTTCAAAATACGCAACTAAATGCATTAAGGGGGAGTATACCTGCCTAGCCAGCAGGTCCGATTTGAGGTAGGATGTGTTTTCATCAGACGTGCAGATGCAGCGGACCTGCCTAGCTCGGAAAGTCCACTTTTTTTTGCAACCGTTGTTTGACTAGGTCGGCCGTGGTTGTTCTTTAAATCGCGATCGTGACGCGCTGTATGGCTCGCTAGGTGACGTAAGTCTTTAAAACCTAACTTTTTTGTCGCCCATGGGCTTGGGTTCAGTGTGAATAGACTGAGTCTTATCCTTATTTATTTTCATTATTATTAATAAGGTGTGTCTGTAGACTGGATGACCGTGTCGTCGACAATGCTGTCCGTGCGATACCTTCGTTTGCTTCCACCTTTCGCAAGCAAAACACATTGGTGTTGATGCAAATTTTGATGCGAAAGTGCGTCGGTTTAAACATTAAGAATGAAATTGGGCTTCAAGCCACATTGTTTATGCAGATAGAAAGGCTTGTTAGTACAAAACCTCTTTACTGCAGTGGCCTCATTCTTTAGTCACCGACTGTTTTTGGCTAAGTTGTTCTTAGTCGATTTATAAATATTGTTAATCAGTTTTTCTATGGGCTGAAATGAGCATCTTTGTTAAAGCTTGACGGTTTAAATCAAACTTAATGAAGCATTACTCTCTTAAAGGCCGATGTAATGTTTGAGATAGTCGACCCTTATTGAATTCTTGTTGGTTCGAGACGTTTTTATCCTCTCTTTTTTCATGGCCATTCGGCTTGGCGCAGTTATCTGATACAGCATAATTAACAGCCACCCTTAAGCGCAGAAGTTCTGTAAGGGGGATGATGTCAGGTTGTTTGATCACGCTGTTGATAATGGCTTGATACTTTTTTACTGTCTGTCGGCAGAGCTTACTGAGGCCAGCTATCGCACTGAGCGTGACCCTTTGCTTGTCATTGAGCAACTTTTGTGTGGCAGTGAGGACCTTTTTGGCCGTTGCCGTTTTTCGCTCTCCGTGTGTCCTTCTCGCGGCCATTGATTGACGGACATTCAGTGGCAAAGAATCATCCAGGTTCATTACGCCCCGGTTGATACATTCGCGTCCTACGTAATTGTCCCAAGTCCAACGTGCTACACTTTTTGTCGTCGCCTTGACTTCACTCTGTGGCAGGTTGCTTTCGTAACCTCTTAACGCAAAGTCATTACACCGCTGGGCGTATTGTTCAACGCGAGCCTTGAACGCTTCGTAATAGCTTTGCTCTCGTTCTTGGTCAACGATGCTGTAAGCAAAATGGCGTAACTTTTCGAACAGAGTACAGTTGCGGGAATGACTGGTGTCTCTTTTTTCCTTGCTTTCCCAGTGAGAGATATATTCAATCTCAACATGTGCCGCTAACTCCGACAGCTCATAAACGTAGCCATGAAACTCCGTCGTTGACCAGATGGGGTGATGCGGTGTCTTTGCGATAATGCCGGCATAACAGGGGTCGGCTTTCAGTTGTTTTGCCATGCCTTGGTATACGCGCTTCATGAATTGAATCGGTTTGGCTCTTGCCTTATCACTGGTACAAACAGGAACGATGGCATAATAAAGATGTGCGGTGTTCTTATGCTTGTCACGAACAATAAAATTCGGTGCAGGTAAAGACTGATCGTCCCATATATTTGGGTTCTCATGGTCTAAATCAAACACTAACCAGGAGATCATGTCAGCACGGTTTACTTGCATGTATGAGCGCTTTATCGCGTATTCTCGAGGACGGATGTTAGTCGCCATTTTATTATCACTGCACCGAGCGAGAAAAGGTGCGGTACTCAGTAGCCGACGCATTGCCGCGTGACCTATTTGCGCATTAGCGGATTGAATTAGAGTATTCATTCTATTTTCACTGACGATTGTACGGTTAGTTCATTGCATATACTTCTGTTAATACTGAGAGGCAATTATGTGAAATTAAGGTAGAGGAAGAAGGCTATTTTTCATGTATATGAGCTTTAAATAAAAATTCAATTCATCAATAAATAAATAATGTGATATTGGCCCAAAATATACCTATAAGAATTATAAAGTCTACTTTTATTTATTTTTATGATCTCATTTTAAGTTATTGATTTGGAATAATGCCCTGGCAATTATGTGGTTACTTGATAATTAATCAATCATAATGAAAAAAGAAAATTAATTACATTATTGTCAGATATTAAAGCCAGGGATTATATTTTCACATATCAAATGCTGTTGTTAGAAATGCATATAAACAAAAGCATTTTTATTTATATTTGAAATATATTGATTTTTATGACTTACAGTGCAATAGAATATGAGCTTGGTTAGTTTTTTTATTCCAATCTTTCATTTCGGCAGTGTAACTGCCATGACGCTGGATTGCATCGACAATCCTTGTGATTTGTTCGGAACGAGTATATATGGATACCGCAGGCCTTGACGTTGTGGGGGGGTTATCCTGTTTCAGGTGCTCCTCACTAAGATAGAGCACATCAGACTCCATCGTGGCATCACTGCGGTAGAGTTCCGAGTCTAGACCTTGTTTATCGGATAGGTACTCGAGCAGTGAATACAATGGTTCTAAGCCGCCGATTTTGGTTTCTTTTGCTTTCTCATTCAATAAATAAAGCTTCTCTTCCAAATTAGAGCCTTTCGCTCTCGCAGTTTGGATCATTAATTTAATGTCTTTTTTAACACTTGAGAACTGCTTATTATTGAGCTTTGGTTTAAGGTATTTAACCAGTATCTCGTTACGCCTA
The sequence above is a segment of the Vibrio campbellii CAIM 519 = NBRC 15631 = ATCC 25920 genome. Coding sequences within it:
- a CDS encoding DUF2913 family protein, which produces MTIQKDFGYYHQLCDTITHSLLHLLCKVSEQQRFVPVSRRNEILVKYLKPKLNNKQFSSVKKDIKLMIQTARAKGSNLEEKLYLLNEKAKETKIGGLEPLYSLLEYLSDKQGLDSELYRSDATMESDVLYLSEEHLKQDNPPTTSRPAVSIYTRSEQITRIVDAIQRHGSYTAEMKDWNKKTNQAHILLHCKS
- a CDS encoding replication initiation protein; translated protein: MQVNRADMISWLVFDLDHENPNIWDDQSLPAPNFIVRDKHKNTAHLYYAIVPVCTSDKARAKPIQFMKRVYQGMAKQLKADPCYAGIIAKTPHHPIWSTTEFHGYVYELSELAAHVEIEYISHWESKEKRDTSHSRNCTLFEKLRHFAYSIVDQEREQSYYEAFKARVEQYAQRCNDFALRGYESNLPQSEVKATTKSVARWTWDNYVGRECINRGVMNLDDSLPLNVRQSMAARRTHGERKTATAKKVLTATQKLLNDKQRVTLSAIAGLSKLCRQTVKKYQAIINSVIKQPDIIPLTELLRLRVAVNYAVSDNCAKPNGHEKREDKNVSNQQEFNKGRLSQTLHRPLRE
- a CDS encoding T6SS phospholipase effector Tle1-like catalytic domain-containing protein gives rise to the protein MTGKVIVFNFDGTGNEPLDCSSNSEAQGDSISNILKLHFLLGGGLHEGEKYGQSMQDNVKASFYYQGIGTYSNALHNALESAFAFSMGDKKAILEKAGRDFTQHYENGDIVLITGFSRGAAIARQFVTIIEDLVNPSACSFVFMCLFDTVTSAGLPNLSSKTRLSNETLYEQMYQLSPVVGRALHMVSIDERRRAFQPNLMNYDPLRVEEIWFPGVHSNIGGGFYDDGLSDVTLSHSIDWLSYLVKCQKLPELTLTMKDVALDEVLPSAYLGIIDDNDLDIQPNEMGHIHYKQRTGLFQRLTLESRKVCVLKNDRIVTDESCLPVIHSSVLARKEQDPDYDPKGLQGIKTRVFYGYI
- a CDS encoding transcription termination/antitermination NusG family protein, with protein sequence MQAWYLLYSGNGKDKNTHLVALLEQLGIEVYQPMMTVYKVRQDRPGQFRRKSVPLFANYLFVQFDHSQLNFSHILRLSGASYFVRSCNRFATMPSEFIDQLKQRSSEKKSQRNTRSTKSKQLINLIKNEPRDAERVKLLHQSLVFHAR